A DNA window from Camelina sativa cultivar DH55 unplaced genomic scaffold, Cs unpScaffold00641, whole genome shotgun sequence contains the following coding sequences:
- the LOC104773791 gene encoding mitogen-activated protein kinase 16-like, which yields MGTHRIIIGLVTLCCFCLPHLIEAKQPFGVYQQQVFVDQSGHGNFTTIQKAIDSVPTNNSQWFFINVNAGLYREKIKIPWDKQFIVIIGAGERITRVEWNDHNSIEKSPTFATEANHTVVKSITFVNSYNLPSKGKINNNPRVAAVAGFIGGDKSAFYSVGFAGIQDTLWDSGGRHYFHRCTIQGAVDFIFGSGQSIYQVIKANDDLTPEHYQFFLYQLLRGLKYIHTANVFHRDLKPKNILANADCKLKICDFGLARVAFNDTPTAIFWTDYVATRWYRAPELCGSFFSKYTPAIDIWSIGCIFAEILTGKPLFPGKNVVHQLDLMTDMLGTPSAEAIGRVRNEKARRYLSSMRKKKPIPFSHKFPHADPLALRLLERMLAFEPKDRPTAEEALADVYFKGLAKVEREPSAQPVTKLEFEFERRRITKEDVRELIYRESLEYHPKMLKEYLDGSEPTNFMYPSAVEHFKKQFAYLEEHYKNGTSHNPPERQQHASLPRACVLYSDNNHPMAQQNSVEVTDGLSKCSIRDERPRGADRNAQMPMSRVPINVPQTVQGAAVARPGKVVGSVLRYNNCGAATGVEALEQQQRRMVRNPAAASQYPKRTQPCKSNRADEDCAAAEGPSRLKPNAQYIPQKVAAAQDTAMSRWY from the exons ATGGGAACTCATCGAATTATCATTGGTCTCGTCACCCTTTGTTGTTTTTGCCTACCTCATCTCATTGAAGCTAAACAACCATTCGGAGTATACCAACAACAAGTGTTCGTGGATCAATCGGGCCATGGAAATTTCACGACCATACAAAAAGCTATTGATTCGGTCCCAACAAATAATAGTCAGTGGTTCTTCATCAACGTTAACGCCGGCCTTTACAG agagaaaataaagataCCGTGGGATAAACAGTTCATAGTAATTATCGGAGCTGGGGAAAGGATAACGAGGGTTGAATGGAACGACCATAACTCGATTGAAAAAAGCCCTACCTTTGCTACTGAGGCCAATCACACCGTCGTTAAAAGCATCACTTTCGTC aattccTACAACTTACCAAGCAAAGGGAAAATAAACAATAACCCTAGAGTTGCGGCCGTGGCAGGGTTTATCGGCGGCGATAAGTCGGCTTTTTACTCGGTAGGGTTTGCTGGAATTCAAGACACCTTGTGGGACTCGGGTGGCCGACACTACTTCCACCGATGCACCATCCAAGGCGCGGTTGATTTCATCTTTGGTAGCGGCCAATCTATTTACCAG GTTATTAAGGCTAATGATGATTTGACTCCTGAGCATTACCAGTTTTTCCTCTATCAGCTTCTTCGTGGCCTCAAGTATATACACACAG CTAATGTCTTTCATCGGGATCTAAAACCGAAAAACATATTGGCCAATGCTGATTGCAAACTCAAGATCTGTGATTTTGGACTTGCAAGAGTGGCGTTCAATGATACACCAACTGCCATATTCTGGACT GACTACGTAGCTACTCGATGGTACCGGGCACCAGAACTGTGTGGATCCTTTTTCTCAAAG TATACACCGGCGATAGATATATGGAGCATCGGGTGCATTTTTGCAGAGATCTTAACAGGGAAACCTCTTTTCCCCGGGAAAAATGTGGTCCATCAATTGGATCTGATGACTGATATGTTGGGAACTCCATCTGCCGAAGCCATTGGAAGG GTGAGGAACGAGAAAGCTAGAAGATACTTAAGCagcatgaggaagaagaagcctaTACCTTTTTCGCATAAGTTCCCACATGCTGATCCTCTCGCTCTTCGTCTTCTCGAAAGGATGTTGGCTTTTGAACCCAAGGACCGGCCTACAGCTGAAGAG GCGCTTGCGGATGTGTACTTCAAGGGTTTGGCTAAGGTTGAAAGAGAGCCCTCTGCTCAACCTGTCACAAAGTTGGAATTTGAGTTTGAAAGGCGGAGAATTACTAAAGAAGACGTGCGAGAGCTTATATACAGAGAGTCTCTGGAGTACCATCCAAAGATGCTGAAAGAATACTTGGATGGATCAGAGCCAACTAACTTTATGTACCCGAG TGCGGTGGAACATTTCAAGAAACAGTTTGCTTACCTCGAGGAACATTACAAGAATGGTACTTCTCATAATCCCCCCGAGAGGCAGCAGCATGCATCATTACCAAG GGCTTGCGTATTGTACTCTGATAACAATCATCCGATGGCACAACAGAATTCAGTTGAAGTCACTGATGGACTTTCCAAGTGTAGCATCAGAGACGAGAGACCTCGAGGTGCAGACAGGAATGCTCAGATGCCAATGTCGAGAGTTCCTATTAACGTCCCTCAAACGGTTCAAG GTGCTGCAGTAGCTAGACCTGGAAAAGTAGTTGGATCAGTCTTACGCTATAACAACTGCGGCGCAGCCACAGGCGTTGAAGCTCTTGAACAACAACAGCGTAGGATGGTCAGAAATCCAGCTGCCGCGTCGCAATACCCAAAGAGGACTCAACCTTGCAAAAGTAACAGAGCAGATGAAGATTGTGCCGCCGCCGAAGGTCCAAGCAGATTGAAACCAAACGCTCAGTATATACCACAGAAAGTGGCTGCAGCACAAGATACTGCAATGAGTCGCTGGTACTAG
- the LOC104773783 gene encoding BTB/POZ and MATH domain-containing protein 1-like isoform X1 has product MGTTRVCGEVSSRSSKSLSQSLTVSTSTTETVNGVHEFKICGYSLAKGVGVGKYVASDTFMIGGYSWAIYFYPDGKSPEDNSSYVSLFIALASEGADVRALFELTLVDQSGNGKHKVHSHFGRALESGPYTLKYRGSMWGYKRFFRRSSLESSDYLKENSLLVRCRVGVVKSVTEGPRCYNIPVPVSNLGQQLGNLLESGKGCDVIFQVDEETYNAHKLVLATRSPVFKAQLFGPLGNPNTKCITIEDMEAPIFKALLHFIYWDELPDLQELMGADTTLASTLVAQHLLAAADRYALERLKAICELKLCEGIAINTVATTLALAEQHHCLQLKAVCLKFVALPENLKAVMHTDGFDYLKKSCPSLLTELLEYVARLSEHSVIASGHRKEIFADGCDANGRRVKPRLH; this is encoded by the exons ATGGGCACAACTAGGGTTTGCGGGGAGGTTTCTTCTAGATCTTCGAAATCGCTTAGCCAGTCTCTCACGGTGTCTACCTCTACCACGGAAACCGTTAATGGCGTCCATGAATTCAAGATCTGTGGCTATTCTCTCGCCAAAGGCGTTGGTGTCGGCAAATACGTCGCTTCCGATACGTTTATGATCGGTGGTTACTCGTGGGCTATCTACTTTTATCCTGATGGGAAGAGTCCTGAGGATAACTCTTCTTACGTTTCTTTGTTCATAGCACTCGCTAGCGAAGGAGCTGATGTCAGGGCTCTCTTTGAGCTCACGCTTGTCGATCAGAGTGGTAATGGGAAGCATAAGGTTCATAGCCATTTTGGTAGAGCTCTCGAAAGCGGTCCTTATACTCTCAAGTATCGTGGAAGCATGTG GGGATACAAGCGGTTTTTCAGGAGGTCAAGTCTAGAATCGTCGGATTATTTGAAGGAGAATAGTCTCTTGGTTAGGTGCCGTGTGGGTGTAGTGAAGTCAGTTACGGAGGGACCAAGGTGTTACAATATCCCTGTGCCAGTCTCTAACTTGGGGCAACAGTTGGGAAATCTTTTGGAAAGTGGGAAAGGCTGTGATGTTATCTTCCAAGTTGATGAAGAAACATACAACGCACACAAATTGGTTCTTGCAACGCGTTCCCCGGTTTTCAAGGCACAGCTTTTTGGCCCGTTAGGAAACCCAAATACCAAATGCATAACGATAGAAGACATGGAAGCACCCATTTTCAAG GCGTTGCTTCATTTTATCTACTGGGACGAATTGCCTGATTTGCAAGAGTTAATGGGGGCTGATACTACATTGGCTTCTACTCTTGTGGCTCAGCATCTGCTTGCAGCGGCAGATCGTTATGCTCTCGAGCGGCTTAAAGCAATCTGTGAGTTAAAACTCTGTGAAGGGATCGCCATAAACACGGTTGCAACGACTTTGGCCCTAGCGGAGCAGCATCATTGTTTACAACTAAAAGCAGTGTGTCTCAAATTCGTGGCATTGCCAGAGAACCTGAAAG CCGTGATGCATACAGATGGGTTTGATTATCTGAAAAAGAGTTGTCCATCTTTACTAACTGAGCTATTGGAGTATGTTGCAAGGCTAAGTGAACACTCTGTTATAGCTTCTGGGCATCGGAAAGAAATATTTGCTGATGGTTGTGATGCTAATGGAAGACGAGTGAAGCCTCGGTTGCACTAA
- the LOC104773783 gene encoding BTB/POZ and MATH domain-containing protein 1-like isoform X3: MGTTRVCGEVSSRSSKSLSQSLTVSTSTTETVNGVHEFKICGYSLAKGVGVGKYVASDTFMIGGYSWAIYFYPDGKSPEDNSSYVSLFIALASEGADVRALFELTLVDQSGNGKHKVHSHFGRALESGPYTLKYRGSMWGYKRFFRRSSLESSDYLKENSLLVRCRVGVVKSVTEGPRCYNIPVPVSNLGQQLGNLLESGKGCDVIFQVDEETYNAHKLVLATRSPVFKAQLFGPLGNPNTKCITIEDMEAPIFKVIPLTLLMVVSYRIVYSRMYHPGSSPGALLLFSSLLTRDKALLHFIYWDELPDLQELMGADTTLASTLVAQHLLAAADRYALERLKAICELKLCEGIAINTVATTLALAEQHHCLQLKAVCLKFVALPENLKAVMHTDGFDYLKKSCPSLLTELLEYVARLSEHSVIASGHRKEIFADGCDANGRRVKPRLH; this comes from the exons ATGGGCACAACTAGGGTTTGCGGGGAGGTTTCTTCTAGATCTTCGAAATCGCTTAGCCAGTCTCTCACGGTGTCTACCTCTACCACGGAAACCGTTAATGGCGTCCATGAATTCAAGATCTGTGGCTATTCTCTCGCCAAAGGCGTTGGTGTCGGCAAATACGTCGCTTCCGATACGTTTATGATCGGTGGTTACTCGTGGGCTATCTACTTTTATCCTGATGGGAAGAGTCCTGAGGATAACTCTTCTTACGTTTCTTTGTTCATAGCACTCGCTAGCGAAGGAGCTGATGTCAGGGCTCTCTTTGAGCTCACGCTTGTCGATCAGAGTGGTAATGGGAAGCATAAGGTTCATAGCCATTTTGGTAGAGCTCTCGAAAGCGGTCCTTATACTCTCAAGTATCGTGGAAGCATGTG GGGATACAAGCGGTTTTTCAGGAGGTCAAGTCTAGAATCGTCGGATTATTTGAAGGAGAATAGTCTCTTGGTTAGGTGCCGTGTGGGTGTAGTGAAGTCAGTTACGGAGGGACCAAGGTGTTACAATATCCCTGTGCCAGTCTCTAACTTGGGGCAACAGTTGGGAAATCTTTTGGAAAGTGGGAAAGGCTGTGATGTTATCTTCCAAGTTGATGAAGAAACATACAACGCACACAAATTGGTTCTTGCAACGCGTTCCCCGGTTTTCAAGGCACAGCTTTTTGGCCCGTTAGGAAACCCAAATACCAAATGCATAACGATAGAAGACATGGAAGCACCCATTTTCAAGGTCATTCCTTTAACTCTCT TGATGGTGGTGTCATACAGGATTGTCTATTCACGGATGTACCATCCGGGATCTTCTCCTGGGGCGCTACTCCTGTTTTCGAGTTTACTCACCCGGGATAAG GCGTTGCTTCATTTTATCTACTGGGACGAATTGCCTGATTTGCAAGAGTTAATGGGGGCTGATACTACATTGGCTTCTACTCTTGTGGCTCAGCATCTGCTTGCAGCGGCAGATCGTTATGCTCTCGAGCGGCTTAAAGCAATCTGTGAGTTAAAACTCTGTGAAGGGATCGCCATAAACACGGTTGCAACGACTTTGGCCCTAGCGGAGCAGCATCATTGTTTACAACTAAAAGCAGTGTGTCTCAAATTCGTGGCATTGCCAGAGAACCTGAAAG CCGTGATGCATACAGATGGGTTTGATTATCTGAAAAAGAGTTGTCCATCTTTACTAACTGAGCTATTGGAGTATGTTGCAAGGCTAAGTGAACACTCTGTTATAGCTTCTGGGCATCGGAAAGAAATATTTGCTGATGGTTGTGATGCTAATGGAAGACGAGTGAAGCCTCGGTTGCACTAA
- the LOC104773783 gene encoding BTB/POZ and MATH domain-containing protein 1-like isoform X2 yields MGTTRVCGEVSSRSSKSLSQSLTVSTSTTETVNGVHEFKICGYSLAKGVGVGKYVASDTFMIGGYSWAIYFYPDGKSPEDNSSYVSLFIALASEGADVRALFELTLVDQSGNGKHKVHSHFGRALESGPYTLKYRGSMWGYKRFFRRSSLESSDYLKENSLLVRCRVGVVKSVTEGPRCYNIPVPVSNLGQQLGNLLESGKGCDVIFQVDEETYNAHKLVLATRSPVFKAQLFGPLGNPNTKCITIEDMEAPIFKDCLFTDVPSGIFSWGATPVFEFTHPG; encoded by the exons ATGGGCACAACTAGGGTTTGCGGGGAGGTTTCTTCTAGATCTTCGAAATCGCTTAGCCAGTCTCTCACGGTGTCTACCTCTACCACGGAAACCGTTAATGGCGTCCATGAATTCAAGATCTGTGGCTATTCTCTCGCCAAAGGCGTTGGTGTCGGCAAATACGTCGCTTCCGATACGTTTATGATCGGTGGTTACTCGTGGGCTATCTACTTTTATCCTGATGGGAAGAGTCCTGAGGATAACTCTTCTTACGTTTCTTTGTTCATAGCACTCGCTAGCGAAGGAGCTGATGTCAGGGCTCTCTTTGAGCTCACGCTTGTCGATCAGAGTGGTAATGGGAAGCATAAGGTTCATAGCCATTTTGGTAGAGCTCTCGAAAGCGGTCCTTATACTCTCAAGTATCGTGGAAGCATGTG GGGATACAAGCGGTTTTTCAGGAGGTCAAGTCTAGAATCGTCGGATTATTTGAAGGAGAATAGTCTCTTGGTTAGGTGCCGTGTGGGTGTAGTGAAGTCAGTTACGGAGGGACCAAGGTGTTACAATATCCCTGTGCCAGTCTCTAACTTGGGGCAACAGTTGGGAAATCTTTTGGAAAGTGGGAAAGGCTGTGATGTTATCTTCCAAGTTGATGAAGAAACATACAACGCACACAAATTGGTTCTTGCAACGCGTTCCCCGGTTTTCAAGGCACAGCTTTTTGGCCCGTTAGGAAACCCAAATACCAAATGCATAACGATAGAAGACATGGAAGCACCCATTTTCAAG GATTGTCTATTCACGGATGTACCATCCGGGATCTTCTCCTGGGGCGCTACTCCTGTTTTCGAGTTTACTCACCCGGGATAA
- the LOC104773784 gene encoding guanylate kinase 3, chloroplastic-like, translating to MFRKLSSSSSSLFRYTTFPISTKPIFFKSQSLRRLFFSSSSLKMSDSPNSPSIPTSTKPELLRSLESHLGSCFSNDPITPQPNPLIIVISGASGVGKDAVINKLRQVRQSLHFVVTATSRPMRPGEIDGKDYLFVSKDEFLSMIEKDELLEHALVYGDYKGIPKKQIQEFMSKGYDIVLRVDIQGAKTLRKILGGSAVFVFIVAESELAMVERLVDRRTESHEELLVRVATAREEIRHIKDFDYVVVNAKGKLNDSVKRVESIIDAEKSKVHQRIVRI from the coding sequence ATGTTTCGtaaactctcttcttcatcatcttctctcttccGTTACACAACCTTCCCAATTTCAACCAAACCCATCTTCTTCAAATCGCAATCTCTccgtcgtctcttcttctcttcctcctccttaaAAATGTCAGATTCACCTAACTCCCCTTCGATTCCAACATCCACAAAACCCGAATTGCTTCGTTCACTCGAATCCCATCTAGGTTCTTGCTTCAGCAACGATCCAATCACTCCTCAACCAAACCCTCTAATCATCGTGATAAGTGGAGCAAGCGGAGTTGGCAAAGACGCAGTCATCAACAAGCTTCGACAAGTTCGTCAAAGTCTCCATTTTGTCGTCACAGCTACGAGCCGTCCGATGAGACCCGGAGAAATCGACGGTAAAGATTACTTGTTTGTTTCCAAAGATGAGTTTTTGTCAATGATTGAGAAAGATGAGCTTCTTGAGCACGCACTCGTTTACGGAGATTACAAAGGGATACCTAAGAAACAGATTCAGGAGTTTATGAGTAAAGGGTACGACATCGTTTTGAGAGTTGATATTCAAGGAGCTAAGACGTTGAGGAAGATTCTTGGGGGGTCTGCtgtgtttgttttcattgttgcTGAGAGTGAGCTTGCGATGGTTGAGAGGTTGGTTGATAGGAGAACAGAGAGTCATGAGGAGTTGCTTGTTAGAGTTGCTACTGCTAGAGAAGAGATTAGGCATATTAAGGATTTTGATTATGTGGTTGTGAATGCTAAAGGGAAGCTTAATGATTCGGTTAAGCGTGTTGAATCTATTATTGATGCTGAGAAGTCTAAGGTTCATCAGAGAATTGTTAGGATTTGA
- the LOC104773786 gene encoding probable pectinesterase 29 — protein sequence MGTHRIIIGLVALCCFCLPHLIEAKPFGVYHQQVFVDQSGHGNFTTIQKAIDSVPKDNSYWFFINVNAGLYREKIKIPSDKQFIVIIGAGKRITRVEWGDHNSIDKSPTFATEANNTVVKSITFANSYNFPSKGKVNKNPRKAAVAGFIGGDKSAFYSVGFAGIQDTLWDSGGRHYFHRCTIQGAVDFIFGSGQSIYQSCVIQVLAGHVLEGPGYITSQGRNKSEDTNGFVFINCLVFGTGTAFLGRPWRSYSRVIFYNSNLTNVVVPEGWNSSNYWEHENQLTFAEYGCFGSGSNTEKRVKWVKKLSESSVQSFADLSFINRDEWIQDLPIPA from the exons ATGGGAACTCATCGAATTATCATTGGTCTCGTCGCCCTTTGTTGTTTTTGCCTACCTCATCTCATTGAAGCTAAACCATTCGGAGTGTACCACCAACAAGTGTTCGTGGATCAATCGGGCCATGGAAATTTCACGACCATACAAAAAGCTATTGATTCGGTCCCAAAAGACAATAGTTATTGGTTCTTCATCAACGTTAACGCCGGCCTTTACAG agagaaaataaagataCCGTCGGATAAACAGTTCATAGTAATTATCGGAGCTGGGAAAAGGATAACGAGGGTTGAATGGGGCGACCATAACTCGATTGACAAAAGCCCTACCTTTGCTACTGAAGCCAATAACACCGTCGTTAAAAGCATCACTTTCGCC aattcCTACAACTTCCCAAGCAAAGGGAAAGTAAACAAGAACCCTAGAAAGGCCGCCGTGGCAGGGTTTATCGGCGGCGATAAGTCGGCTTTTTACTCGGTAGGGTTTGCTGGAATTCAAGACACCTTGTGGGACTCGGGTGGCCGACACTACTTCCACCGATGCACCATCCAAGGCGCGGTTGATTTCATCTTTGGTAGCGGCCAATCTATCTACCAG AGCTGTGTGATACAAGTGCTAGCTGGGCATGTACTAGAGGGACCGGGTTACATAACGTCTCAAGGACGGAACAAGTCCGAGGACACGAATGGATTCGTATTCATCAACTGCCTCGTTTTTGGAACCGGCACGGCCTTCTTGGGCAGACCCTGGCGGAGTTACTCTCGAGTGATATTTTACAACTCGAACCTGACGAATGTGGTTGTTCCTGAAGGATGGAACTCATCAAACTACTGGGAGCACGAAAACCAGCTAACCTTTGCAGAATATGGATGCTTCGGAAGTGGATCAAATACAGAAAAACGTGTGAAGTGGGTTAAGAAGCTGAGTGAATCTAGCGTCCAAAGTTTCGCTGATCTGAGCTTCATTAATCGTGATGAATGGATTCAAGATTTACCCATCCCTGCTTGa
- the LOC104773787 gene encoding uncharacterized protein LOC104773787 has protein sequence MDSRKFEDDEDRSIRLQVSELEKLEEVIGSNDTVFDLRSSIEKGDSGETADAASVSSAFAFRRKSTVPAPEKKLTLFALQLAILEKTATGIGTLGFIWATVVLLGGFAITLDGSDFWFITIILLIEGARIFSRSHELEWQHQATWTVAGVGISSFRALRSSSASLLRNLKRISGSIFKPRSREATTRDCVVRETTLETWKNSDVPLLPYARWFFISSTVSRLLYWLQLLSATACVALASYKLVRHNYGDVQKGDTDKRNRQSALNIFYALAFAEALLFLAEKAYWEWQVSVCNLLENVTRECEFGVTGLVSIKRFFYDSYSKCVNGSIFDGLKMDIVSFGMELLDSNSSDEQLIGVRILRQFAVTERYSEDTLEKIGINFPVIERLVEMLNWKDLQEEEIRRSAAEILSKLAGKKQNSLRVAGISGAMESISSLLENTRSSGEAPDEIGEKKVFHDHNLHYDFWRFNNLGLLILKKLAKDHDNCGKLGNTRGLLPKIIDFTHADEIMLRDENADVARSQVLTLKRSLQLVKMLASTTGNTGKCLRKEISEIVFTVSNVRDVLRHGGRYPKLQKLGIGILTNLALEAEARERIGGTGGVLKELFNIFLKRETQGDEGNEGCVRIAAGEAIAMLVLESKCNCLHVLRLGVLGRLVEALEVPSIRVNAARVLRNLCLYSGDDCYHDLKFVKAAAPTVLRSITSEDNKLQEVMVGLAAQVFRFMSSKESGYVFMDSGIKRQELAYSLVSILKKNDRPAIKVPRIRRFVIELVIWMMEDDVENNVAVFRELGLKEELEKVLENTAELENFDVFSGTVGLSRHSRTVHSLAELALKILEDF, from the exons ATGGATTCAAGAAAGTTTGAAGACGACGAAGATCGAAGTATTCGTTTGCAG gtATCGGAACTTGAAAAATTAGAGGAAGTTATAGGCTCAAACGACACCGTATTCGATCTAAGAAGCAGCATTGAGAAAGGCGACAGCGGCGAAACCGCAGACGCAGCTTCCGTCTCATCCGCGTTTGCGTTTCGGAGAAAATCAACAGTCCCAGCTCCGGAGAAGAAGCTAACGCTGTTCGCTCTACAACTCGCGATTCTCGAGAAAACCGCAACCGGAATCGGAACCCTAGGGTTTATCTGGGCCACGGTGGTTCTTCTCGGCGGCTTCGCGATCACGCTCGACGGCTCCGATTTCTGGTTCATCACCATCATCCTCCTAATCGAAGGTGCTAGAATATTCAGCAGAAGCCACGAGCTCGAGTGGCAACACCAAGCCACGTGGACCGTCGCCGGCGTCGGAATCAGTAGCTTTCGTGCTCTCCGATCAAGCTCAGCGTCGCTTCTAAGGAATCTAAAACGAATcag TGGTTCGATCTTTAAGCCACGATCGAGAGAAGCGACGACAAGAGACTGTGTCGTTAGAGAAACGACGTTGGAGACATGGAAGAACTCAGATGTACCTCTTCTTCCATACGCGAGATGGTTCTTTATCTCCAGTACAGTGAGTAGGCTTCTTTACTGGCTTCAGCTTCTCTCTGCAACGGCTTGTGTGGCTTTGGCTTCTTACAAGCTTGTTAGGCATAACTATGGAGATGTTCAGAAAGGAGATACGGACAAGAGAAACAGACAGTCTGCTCTCAACATATTCTACGCGCTCGCCTTTGCTGAGGCGTTGTTGTTTCTTGCGGAGAAAGCTTACTGGGAGTGGCAAGTCAGTGTTTGTAATTTGCTTGAGAATGTTACTAGAGAGTGTGAGTTTGGTGTTACTGGTTTGGTTTCCATCAAGAGGTTTTTCTATGATTCGTATTCGAAGTGTGTCAATGGGAGTATATTTGATGGTTTGAAGATGGATATAGTGAGCTTTGGTATGGAGCTTTTGGATTCTAACTCGTCTGATGAACAGCTCATTGGAGTGAGGATTCTTAGGCAGTTTGCAGTGACTGAACGGTACTCTGAGGATACACTTGAGAAGATTGGAATTAACTTTCCCGTTATCGAAAG GTTGGTGGAGATGTTAAACTGGAAAGATCTGCAAGAGGAAGAGATAAGGAGATCAGCTGCTGAGATACTATCAAAACTAGCTGGCAAAAAGCAGAACTCTTTAAGAGTCGCTGGGATCTCTGGAGCAATGGAATCGATTTCATCTTTATTAGAGAACACTAGATCATCAGGTGAAGCTCCTGATGAGATTGGAGAGAAAAAAGTATTCCACGACCATAATCTACACTATGATTTCTGGAGATTCAACAATTTGGGACTTCTAATTCTGAAGAAACTAGCTAAAGATCATGACAACTGTGGAAAACTAGGCAACACGAGAGGTCTTCTCCCCAAGATAATTGATTTCACACACGCGGATGAGATTATGTTGAGAGATGAGAACGCTGACGTGGCGAGGTCACAGGTGCTGACGCTGAAACGGTCACTGCAGCTAGTGAAAATGTTAGCTAGCACAACAGGGAACACAGGGAAGTGCCTCCGGAAAGAGATTTCTGAGATTGTATTCACAGTTAGCAACGTGAGGGATGTACTGAGACATGGTGGGAGATACCCTAAGCTGCAGAAGCTTGGGATTGGGATCTTGACAAACCTTGCGCTTGAGGCTGAAGCTAGAGAGAGAATTGGTGGAACGGGTGGTGTTCTGAAAGAGCTGttcaacatatttttaaaacggGAAACACAAGGGGATGAGGGAAATGAGGGTTGTGTGAGGATTGCTGCAGGAGAAGCTATAGCAATGCTTGTGTTGGAGAGCAAGTGTAACTGCCTCCATGTTCTTAGGCTTGGCGTATTGGGAAGACTTGTGGAAGCACTTGAAGTTCCTTCGATCCGTGTAAACGCTGCAAGAGTGTTGAGAAACTTGTGCTTATACTCTGGGGATGACTGCTATCATGACCTGAAGTTCGTTAAAGCAGCAGCACCAACG GTGTTGAGGTCAATAACATCAGAAGACAACAAATTACAGGAAGTGATGGTGGGATTAGCAGCACAAGTGTTTAGATTCATGAGTTCGAAAGAATCAGGATATGTTTTTATGGACTCAGGGATCAAGAGGCAAGAACTAGCGTACTCATTAGTCTCGATTCTGAAAAAGAACGACAGGCCAGCGATTAAGGTTCCAAGAATCAGGAGGTTTGTTATCGAGCTGGTGATTTGGATGATGGAAGATGATGTGGAGAACAATGTAGCAGTGTTTAGAGAGTTGGGTCTGAAGGAAGAGCTTGAGAAGGTTCTTGAAAATACAGCTGAGCTCGAGAACTTCGATGTTTTCTCTGGTACTGTTGGACTAAGCCGTCATAGCAGAACGGTACATTCGCTAGCCGAGCTGGCCTTGAAAATTCTTGAAGATTTCTGA
- the LOC104773788 gene encoding uncharacterized protein LOC104773788 gives MASGGSKSAAFMLLLLNLGLYFVVTVIASWAVNHGIERTRDSASTLSLPAKIFPIYFPVGNMATGFFVIFTLIAGVVGMATSLTGIMNVLQWDSPNLHSAAASSLISWSLTLLAMGLACKEINIGWTEANLRTLEVLTIIVSATQLVCTGAIHVGVGETVAGERPHVGRV, from the exons ATGGCTTCAGGAGGATCAAAGTCGGCAGCTTTCATGCTTCTGCTGCTGAATCTTGGTCTTTATTTCGTCGTCACCGTCATCGCTTCTTGGGCTGTTAATCACGGCATCGAGAGAACTCGCGATTCCG cgTCGACGCTGTCTCTTCCGGCGAAGATCTTTCCGATATACTTCCCTGTGGGGAACATGGCGACTGGTTTTTTCGTAATATTCACGTTGATTGCCGGCGTCGTCGGAATGGCCACATCACTCACCGGAATCATGAACGTTCTTCAGTGGGACTCTCCGAATCTTCACTCTGCCGCCGCTTCTTCTCTCATCTCTTGGTCTCTCACTCTCCTCGCCATGGG ATTGGCATGTAAAGAGATCAACATAGGCTGGACTGAAGCTAATCTA AGAACTCTCGAAGTTTTGACAATTATTGTCAGTGCTACTCAGTTGGTGTGCACCGGAGCTATTCACGTTGGGGTTGGAGAAACTGTGGCTGGAGAAAGGCCTCACGTTGGGAGAGTTTGA